In Populus trichocarpa isolate Nisqually-1 chromosome 12, P.trichocarpa_v4.1, whole genome shotgun sequence, a genomic segment contains:
- the LOC7458029 gene encoding transcription factor bHLH162 — MKKRTSESSRLDRKTVERNRRIHMKDLCLKLASLLPPHLFKPSKDMLSQQDQLELAACYIKQLRERVEGLKRVKEEQAITTTRTSSSAKTSMMIGLRLPVVELRDFGSTIEVVLISGLNKNFMFYEVINVLSDEGAEVISASYSTVGDKVFHTIHAQVRISRVGVETSRVCERLQELIC, encoded by the exons ATGAAGAAGAGAACTAGTGAGTCATCCAGGCTTGACAGAAAAACAGTGGAGAGAAATCGGAGGATTCACATGAAAGATTTATGCTTGAAGCTTGCTTCTCTACTCCCTCCTCATCTTTTCAAACCCTCCAAG GACATGCTATCACAACAAGATCAACTTGAGCTTGCTGCCTGCTACATAAAGCAACTGAGAGAAAGAGTAGAGGGACTGAAGAGGGTAAAAGAAGAACAAGCAATCACAACAACTCGAACAAGCAGCAGTGCCAAGACTAGTATGATGATTGGCTTGAGATTGCCAGTGGTTGAACTAAGAGATTTTGGGTCAACCATAGAAGTGGTGTTGATTAGTGGGTTGAACAAGAACTTCAtgttttatgaagttatcaatGTTCTTAGTGACGAAGGAGCTGAAGTTATCAGTGCTAGCTATTCAACTGTTGgagacaaggttttccatacaATTCATGCCCAG GTTAGAATTTCCAGAGTTGGTGTGGAGACTTCAAGGGTATGTGAGAGATTGCAGGAACTGATTTGCTAA